The genomic interval GAAGCCTATCAGATCCGCCGGCTTCTCACCGAGGACGCTGTCCGCGCCTCCGACAAACGGGCGCTCTACGCGGCGGAGGACTACAACGCCGCCGGCGGGCCGATCATGCGCGACCTCTTCCAGAGCGACGACGGCGGCTGGCTCCAGGACGTTCCCCTGCTCGAACGGCTCGTCGCCGAGAAGCTGGCCCGCGACGCCGAGCCCCTTCGGGCGGAAGGCTGGAAATGGGTCGAGACGGCCATCGATTTCCCTTACGGTCACACCTATGGGCTCCGCCATCTTCAGGGCGAGCGCCAGCCTTTAACCGAGGACGAAGCAGCGGCTCGCGAGGCGCTCCGGAACGAGGCCGAACAATTGGAAGCGGCGTATTCGGAGGCGGAAGAAATCCCCAACGAGGTCGACGCGCGTCTCGCCGAGATTGAGGCGGCGCTCGAAGCTTTCGAGGATCGCCTGGTTCTCTATGCCCCAGAGGAGATCGCCCGCGCCGGCGTCTTTCTAAGCATCGATGGGAGCGGACGTCCGCGGGTCGAGCGCGGCTATGTGCGGCCGGAGGACGAAGCTCCAATCGAAGAACCTGAGACGCCCGCGGTCGAGACCGGGGCGGCGAGCTACGCCGCGCGTGCAGAGACTTCTGTCTCCTCTTGTAGCGAACTCGACGAGAACGCAGACGGGCGATCTGCGACCGCTGCGGACGAGGAGGAAGAAGGGCTCAGGCCCCTGCCCGACAAATTGCTCACCGAGTTGACGGCCTATCGTACGCTGGCGCTGCGCGAGGCGGTCGGCAAGGATCCGGCGATCGCACACCTCTTGGCCCTCCACGCCATGTGCCTGCGGCTTTTCTATCGGTACGCCGTAGATAATTGCCTTGAGATCGAGGCCAAAAACGTCTCCTTCGGCGCCCAGGCGCCGGGACTCTCCGACACGCCGCTCGCGGCAAAGGTCGACGCCCGCCATCTCGACTGGTACCAGCAATTGCCGGCGGAGCCGCAGGACCTGTGGGACGTACTGCCGACCTTCGATGCCGATACCCGCCAGCGTCTGTTCGCGCACTGTGTCTCTCTGACCCTGAACGCCGTGCACGAGCCCTGGAGCCGCCGGCCACGGGCAATCGCCCATGCCGACCGTCTCGCCTCGGCGCTCTCTCTCGACGTCGCAGGAACGGGGTGGACACCCACGGTCGACAATTTCCTCGGCCGGGTCACCAAGGCGCGCATTGTCCAGGCAGTTCGCGAGGCGAAAGGCGCCGATGTCGCCCGACGGATCGAGACGCTCAAGAAGGGCGATATGGCGCGGGAAGCGGAAACGCTTCTGACAGGCGCGGGCTGGCTGCCCGAGCCGCTGCGAACCCCGGGCCACGGGCCGCACGCTTCATTGGAAGCAAGCTCTTCTTCAGCGCCGGAGGAAGCCGCGGCGATCGAGGAAGGCGCAACGGCGGAAGGCGATCCCGCCTTCGACGAAATTGTTGCGTCTGATGACGATGCCGAGCCGGCGCCGGTCGACGACGTTCAAAGCGTCGCCGCCGAGTAGACCTTCAAGAGGTCAACTGCGCATGGGCTCGCCAGAAATGGCGGGCCCTTTTTTTGTTGGAGGAGATTCCATGTCGAGTTCAGTTGCGTCGGATTTGTCGCGCCGCCTTGCCCAGGACGCCGAGGCGGTCTGCCGATACTATTTGTCGAACGGGCGCCGCCACGGCCGTTACTGGATCGTTGGCGACGCCCGCAATACGCCGGGTCGCAGCCTGTTCGTTCGGTTGACGGGTCCAGAGAGCGGCAAGGGCGCAGCGGGGCATTGGACTGATGCGGCCTCGGGCGACTACGGCGACCTCCTGGACGTTATTCGCGAAAGCGTGGGTCTGAAAGATTTCTCGGACGTTCTCGACGAAGCGCGGCGATTCCTCAGCCTGCCACGCGCTGATCCACGGTCGAAGCAGAG from Methylocystis iwaonis carries:
- a CDS encoding ParB/RepB/Spo0J family partition protein; the encoded protein is MTKSVQKIQLSASRDIPFNKLVLSQANVRRIKAGVSIEELAEDIARRTLLQSITVRPVLDDQGAETGMFEIPAGGRRYRALELLVKQKRLARNAPIPCVVRTDGIAEEDSLAENVQRAPLHPLDQFRAFLTLREKGNSEEEIAAAFFVSVAVVKQRLRLASVSPALLDVYAEDGMTLDQLMAFTVNPDHERQEQVWEAIQRSYNKEAYQIRRLLTEDAVRASDKRALYAAEDYNAAGGPIMRDLFQSDDGGWLQDVPLLERLVAEKLARDAEPLRAEGWKWVETAIDFPYGHTYGLRHLQGERQPLTEDEAAAREALRNEAEQLEAAYSEAEEIPNEVDARLAEIEAALEAFEDRLVLYAPEEIARAGVFLSIDGSGRPRVERGYVRPEDEAPIEEPETPAVETGAASYAARAETSVSSCSELDENADGRSATAADEEEEGLRPLPDKLLTELTAYRTLALREAVGKDPAIAHLLALHAMCLRLFYRYAVDNCLEIEAKNVSFGAQAPGLSDTPLAAKVDARHLDWYQQLPAEPQDLWDVLPTFDADTRQRLFAHCVSLTLNAVHEPWSRRPRAIAHADRLASALSLDVAGTGWTPTVDNFLGRVTKARIVQAVREAKGADVARRIETLKKGDMAREAETLLTGAGWLPEPLRTPGHGPHASLEASSSSAPEEAAAIEEGATAEGDPAFDEIVASDDDAEPAPVDDVQSVAAE